A genome region from Hymenobacter tibetensis includes the following:
- a CDS encoding RNA polymerase sigma factor produces MEAFAYTDINAPLVERCRLGDRRAQAEIYKRYSKAMFNASLRITGDYAEAEDVLQESFLSAFRELHSYKGDSSFGSWLKRIVINKSINCLRNRRLQLVPLGEQHDAAGSDANEYAVDTEVIQWRADVVRRCVQELPDGYRVVLTLYLLEGYDHSEIASILGITESTSKSQYSRARKKLLELACQQGLTS; encoded by the coding sequence ATGGAAGCTTTTGCGTATACTGACATCAACGCCCCGCTGGTAGAGCGGTGCCGATTGGGTGACCGACGGGCACAGGCCGAAATCTACAAACGCTACTCTAAAGCCATGTTCAACGCTTCGTTGCGCATTACCGGCGACTACGCCGAGGCCGAAGATGTGCTGCAAGAATCATTTTTGAGTGCCTTCCGGGAACTGCACAGCTACAAAGGGGATTCATCATTTGGCAGTTGGCTGAAACGAATAGTAATCAACAAGAGTATTAACTGCCTGCGCAACCGGCGCTTGCAATTGGTACCACTCGGAGAGCAGCACGACGCCGCTGGCTCCGATGCCAACGAGTACGCTGTTGACACCGAAGTAATACAGTGGCGGGCCGATGTAGTACGACGTTGCGTACAGGAATTGCCCGATGGCTATCGGGTAGTGCTCACGCTGTACCTGCTGGAAGGCTACGACCATTCCGAAATAGCGAGCATCCTGGGTATCACAGAGTCTACGTCAAAGTCTCAGTATAGCCGAGCTCGTAAAAAGCTTTTGGAACTAGCTTGTCAACAAGGGCTTACCTCTTAA
- the amaB gene encoding L-piperidine-6-carboxylate dehydrogenase, translated as MKQALEEATATGTDVSEHDPHGIQQVLRELGVQVENAAWSTGLQWGGAGNSSSKPIHSPADGRLIGKVALATTADYDAVVETAQAAFNTWRVVPAPKRGEIVRQIGNKLRQYKEPLGKLVSYEMGKILQEGLGEVQEMIDICDFAVGLSRQLHGFTMHSERPAHRMYEQYHPLGVVGIISAFNFPVAVWSWNAMLAAVCGDVCIWKPSEKTPLTAVAVQHILADVLRENELPEGVFNLVIGDAEIGARIAADSRVPLVSATGSTRMGKKVGEVVGARLGRALLELGGNNAIILTEHADLDIAIRAIVFGAVGTAGQRCTTTRRVIIHDRIFEDVKARLLKIYPNLPIGNPLQEGTLVGPLIDQDAVQNFKKALESVQAEGGKLLIGGEVLSGTGFETGTYVQPALVEAHNHYHTVQEETFAPILYLIRYSGGVEEAIELQNGVRQGLSSSIFTLNMREAEAYLSHTGSDCGIANVNIGTSGAEIGGAFGGEKETGGGRESGSDAWRVYMRRQTNTINYSTQLPLAQGIKFDV; from the coding sequence ATGAAACAAGCCCTTGAAGAAGCTACTGCCACTGGTACCGACGTATCAGAACACGACCCACATGGCATTCAGCAAGTACTCCGCGAACTAGGGGTGCAAGTGGAAAATGCGGCTTGGAGTACCGGCCTACAATGGGGCGGAGCCGGCAATAGCTCTTCCAAGCCTATTCATTCACCTGCCGATGGCCGCCTTATTGGCAAGGTAGCACTAGCCACCACCGCCGACTACGATGCAGTAGTTGAAACAGCACAGGCGGCTTTTAACACCTGGCGGGTGGTGCCTGCACCCAAACGCGGCGAGATAGTACGCCAGATTGGCAACAAGCTACGCCAATACAAAGAGCCACTAGGCAAACTGGTAAGCTACGAGATGGGTAAAATCCTGCAGGAAGGCCTCGGCGAAGTGCAGGAGATGATTGATATCTGCGACTTCGCAGTTGGCCTCTCGCGTCAGCTGCACGGCTTTACAATGCACTCCGAGCGCCCTGCCCATCGCATGTACGAGCAGTACCACCCACTAGGGGTAGTTGGTATTATATCAGCCTTCAACTTCCCGGTGGCGGTATGGAGTTGGAACGCCATGTTAGCGGCCGTATGCGGCGATGTCTGCATTTGGAAGCCTTCAGAGAAAACTCCGCTTACGGCCGTAGCTGTACAGCATATCCTGGCGGATGTGCTGCGCGAAAACGAGTTGCCCGAAGGTGTTTTCAACTTAGTGATTGGGGATGCCGAAATTGGTGCCCGCATAGCAGCCGACAGCCGGGTACCATTGGTGTCAGCTACGGGCAGTACGCGCATGGGCAAGAAGGTAGGGGAGGTAGTAGGAGCCCGCCTGGGTCGCGCACTGCTGGAGTTGGGCGGCAACAACGCCATCATTCTCACCGAACACGCCGACCTGGATATTGCCATTCGTGCCATTGTGTTTGGGGCTGTCGGTACGGCCGGGCAGCGTTGCACCACCACCCGCCGCGTCATCATCCACGACCGTATTTTCGAGGACGTGAAAGCGCGCTTGCTGAAAATTTACCCCAATCTGCCCATCGGCAACCCTTTACAAGAAGGCACCCTTGTCGGCCCGCTGATTGATCAGGATGCCGTACAAAACTTCAAGAAGGCGCTAGAAAGCGTGCAGGCAGAAGGTGGCAAGCTGCTTATCGGCGGCGAGGTGCTATCGGGAACTGGCTTTGAAACCGGCACCTACGTGCAACCCGCCTTGGTGGAAGCGCACAATCATTACCATACGGTGCAGGAAGAAACCTTTGCTCCCATTCTGTATCTCATCCGCTATAGCGGTGGGGTAGAAGAGGCTATCGAACTCCAGAACGGTGTGCGCCAAGGGCTATCGTCCAGCATCTTCACCCTCAACATGCGCGAAGCCGAGGCGTACCTCAGCCACACCGGCTCCGACTGCGGCATTGCCAACGTCAACATCGGTACAAGCGGCGCTGAAATCGGCGGAGCTTTCGGCGGCGAAAAAGAAACCGGCGGCGGCCGGGAGTCTGGCTCCGACGCGTGGCGCGTGTACATGCGCCGCCAAACCAACACCATCAACTACAGCACTCAGCTGCCGCTGGCGCAGGGCATCAAGTTTGATGTATAA
- a CDS encoding Do family serine endopeptidase, producing the protein MQAKQMMLGLLGSAILGGGVAVGGYKLLEPERTAAPQTVAADPNVRYTSELRSSNYVVPEGLNFTAAAASVTPAVVHVTTEYAPKPSRNNAAQMDPFLRQFFGDEFEQYHGRGQQGVQQGSGSGVIIAANGYIVTNNHVIDKADKITVIMDDKRKFDAELVGTDPTTDLALLKVKADNLPFIRYGNSDQVKVGEWVLAVGNPFNLNSTVTAGIISAKGRNISILRDQKGMGIESFLQTDAVVNPGNSGGALVNLNGDLIGINSAIASQTGSFVGYSFAVPSSIVSKVIDDLLKYKVVQRALLGVSIQEVDATLASEKKLSSLNGVYVQSLTDGSSAAEAGIKPGDIITEINGTKVNTSSQLQEQVARFRPGDKIKVTYLRGSDTKNTTAVLRNATGTTDIIREEVSKAIKYEGATLAPVSKQEMNKLGLEGGAKITGIGKSNFRETGIADGFIITRIDKNQVAKPQDVQKYLEAAKNSEGALVEGVYPDGRKAYYPIGQAE; encoded by the coding sequence ATGCAAGCAAAACAAATGATGCTCGGTCTGCTAGGCTCTGCTATTCTAGGCGGTGGTGTGGCAGTGGGTGGGTACAAGCTGCTAGAGCCGGAGCGCACTGCTGCTCCTCAAACTGTGGCTGCTGACCCCAACGTTCGGTACACCAGTGAGCTGCGCAGCAGCAATTACGTAGTGCCGGAAGGTTTGAACTTTACGGCAGCAGCTGCTTCCGTGACGCCAGCCGTAGTACACGTAACCACAGAGTATGCTCCAAAGCCAAGCCGCAACAACGCAGCGCAGATGGATCCTTTCCTGCGTCAGTTCTTCGGCGATGAGTTCGAGCAATATCACGGTCGTGGTCAGCAGGGTGTACAGCAGGGCTCGGGCTCGGGCGTTATCATTGCTGCCAACGGCTACATCGTTACCAACAACCACGTTATCGATAAGGCCGACAAGATTACGGTCATTATGGATGACAAGCGTAAGTTCGATGCCGAGCTAGTAGGTACCGACCCTACCACCGACTTGGCGTTGCTGAAAGTGAAGGCTGATAACCTCCCCTTTATCCGTTACGGCAACTCTGACCAAGTGAAAGTAGGCGAATGGGTACTGGCCGTTGGCAACCCCTTCAACTTGAACTCTACGGTAACAGCTGGTATCATTTCCGCTAAAGGCCGTAACATCAGCATCCTGCGCGACCAGAAAGGCATGGGTATCGAGTCGTTTTTGCAGACGGATGCTGTTGTGAACCCTGGCAACTCGGGTGGTGCCCTTGTAAACCTGAATGGTGACCTGATCGGTATCAACTCCGCTATTGCTTCTCAGACAGGCTCTTTCGTAGGCTACTCGTTTGCGGTGCCAAGCTCCATCGTGAGCAAGGTGATTGACGACTTGCTCAAATATAAAGTGGTGCAGCGGGCCCTGTTGGGCGTGAGCATTCAGGAGGTGGACGCCACGTTGGCTTCCGAGAAAAAGCTCTCTTCGTTGAACGGTGTGTACGTGCAGTCCCTGACGGATGGTAGCTCGGCAGCTGAAGCGGGTATCAAACCCGGCGACATCATCACCGAGATTAACGGTACCAAGGTGAACACATCTTCGCAACTGCAAGAGCAAGTAGCCCGTTTCCGCCCTGGCGACAAAATCAAAGTAACCTACCTGCGTGGCAGCGACACCAAGAACACCACGGCGGTGTTGCGTAATGCGACTGGAACCACTGACATCATTCGTGAAGAGGTAAGCAAGGCCATTAAGTACGAAGGTGCTACGTTGGCCCCGGTTAGCAAGCAAGAGATGAACAAGCTGGGCTTGGAAGGCGGAGCTAAAATCACTGGCATCGGCAAGTCCAACTTCCGTGAAACCGGTATTGCTGACGGCTTCATCATCACCCGCATAGATAAAAACCAAGTAGCCAAGCCACAGGACGTACAGAAGTACCTGGAAGCAGCTAAGAACAGTGAAGGCGCCCTCGTAGAGGGTGTCTATCCTGATGGTCGCAAGGCATACTACCCCATTGGGCAAGCTGAATAA
- a CDS encoding Hsp20/alpha crystallin family protein — protein sequence MATLLYNNRPALRPARAFNSLLNEMLRDTLPTVTEPVKSFVPAADILESENGFELHLAVPGVVKEDVKIDFQEGHLVISGERKAPVAEENAPKFRRVETGYGSFTRSFRLPETVDVTAIDAQLTDGILRVVLPFDSKKVTKHHIEVR from the coding sequence ATGGCAACTTTGCTGTATAACAATCGTCCTGCTCTCCGTCCTGCCCGTGCTTTCAATTCGCTTCTAAACGAAATGCTGCGCGACACTCTACCCACTGTGACGGAACCCGTTAAATCTTTCGTTCCTGCCGCCGACATTTTAGAGTCGGAGAACGGTTTTGAACTGCACTTAGCGGTGCCTGGCGTTGTAAAAGAAGACGTTAAAATTGATTTTCAAGAAGGCCATTTAGTTATTAGCGGGGAGCGCAAGGCTCCGGTAGCGGAGGAGAATGCTCCCAAATTCCGTCGGGTCGAAACTGGCTACGGTAGCTTCACTCGCAGTTTCCGCCTCCCCGAAACGGTAGACGTAACCGCTATTGATGCTCAGCTTACCGATGGTATTCTGCGCGTTGTGTTGCCTTTCGATAGCAAGAAAGTAACGAAGCATCATATTGAGGTTCGTTAA
- a CDS encoding M20 metallopeptidase family protein translates to MKHLLPRIKALATETAADTVALRQHLHANPELSFQEFNTMAFVTAELTKMGLTPHPIANTGVVALIEGRNPSTRTVALRADMDALPITEQNEVPYKSTNPGVMHACGHDVHTSSLLGTARILTQLRDEFEGTVKLMFQPGEELLPGGASLMIKEGVLENPKPASVLGQHVFPMLPAGQIGIRPGRYMASTDELYLTVRGKGGHGAMPEMNLDPVLVAAHIIVAAQQIVSRRASPKMPSVLSFGKVIANGATNVIPNEVYIEGTFRTLNEEWRNEAHGHLRRLCEGLADSMGATCELEIRRGYPYLENEPQLTARIRAAAEQYLGPENVIELDQWLAAEDFAYFSQAADACFYRLGTRATDGRFASSVHTPTFDIEPKALETGPGLMAWLTLQELACL, encoded by the coding sequence ATGAAACACCTGCTTCCCCGCATCAAAGCCCTGGCAACCGAAACTGCGGCCGATACTGTAGCGCTCCGCCAGCATTTGCACGCGAACCCCGAGCTGTCATTTCAGGAGTTCAACACCATGGCCTTCGTTACGGCAGAGCTAACCAAAATGGGGCTCACGCCGCACCCGATTGCCAATACGGGCGTTGTGGCTCTCATTGAAGGCCGTAACCCCAGCACCCGCACCGTAGCCTTGCGCGCCGATATGGATGCGCTGCCCATCACAGAACAGAACGAGGTGCCGTACAAATCGACAAACCCCGGCGTGATGCACGCCTGTGGCCACGATGTGCACACCTCGTCGTTGCTTGGCACCGCTCGCATTCTGACGCAACTGCGCGACGAGTTCGAGGGCACGGTGAAGTTGATGTTTCAGCCGGGAGAAGAGCTGTTGCCAGGTGGCGCGTCGCTGATGATCAAGGAAGGCGTACTAGAAAACCCGAAGCCAGCCAGCGTATTAGGGCAGCATGTATTTCCAATGCTACCAGCCGGGCAAATCGGCATCCGTCCGGGACGCTACATGGCCTCCACCGACGAGCTGTATCTGACCGTCCGCGGTAAAGGCGGCCACGGCGCCATGCCCGAAATGAACCTCGACCCAGTGTTGGTAGCGGCCCATATCATTGTGGCGGCGCAGCAAATTGTGAGTCGCCGGGCCAGCCCCAAAATGCCCTCGGTGCTCTCGTTCGGGAAGGTTATTGCCAACGGCGCTACTAACGTCATCCCCAACGAAGTCTACATCGAAGGCACCTTCCGGACGCTAAATGAGGAGTGGCGCAACGAGGCCCACGGCCACCTACGCCGCTTGTGCGAAGGACTAGCCGATTCGATGGGAGCCACCTGCGAACTGGAGATTCGGCGGGGTTACCCGTACCTAGAAAACGAGCCCCAACTAACCGCCCGCATTCGGGCTGCTGCCGAACAGTACCTCGGCCCTGAAAACGTAATCGAGCTAGACCAGTGGCTGGCGGCGGAAGACTTCGCCTATTTTTCCCAAGCTGCCGATGCCTGCTTCTACCGCCTGGGTACGCGTGCTACCGATGGCCGGTTTGCGTCGTCTGTGCATACACCTACCTTCGATATCGAACCCAAAGCCCTGGAAACGGGACCAGGCTTAATGGCTTGGTTGACCTTGCAGGAGTTGGCTTGCTTATAA
- a CDS encoding sporulation protein translates to MILPLLRNVLLLSTLFALGACATTAPTTSAATTPADTTKSRPSQATQAGSVEDLSSYRPKFSISKDPVTPAPKSAVTPTNHVNAQIEQRLRDQAYTNQNVKYAQGYRILAYVGLERDKAMAIRRAVIGRYPDETDYLTFKQPVFRLYVGDYLTRLEAEQAMLRIRPLAPKAELESAQVLLNKSGY, encoded by the coding sequence ATGATACTACCATTACTGCGTAACGTGCTGCTGCTTTCCACTTTATTTGCGCTGGGAGCTTGCGCCACTACGGCACCAACTACAAGCGCTGCTACCACTCCCGCTGATACCACCAAGTCGCGCCCTAGCCAAGCTACCCAGGCAGGTTCTGTTGAAGACCTGAGCAGCTACCGGCCCAAGTTTTCCATTTCCAAAGATCCTGTCACGCCTGCTCCCAAGTCGGCGGTGACGCCCACCAACCACGTAAACGCGCAAATAGAGCAGCGCCTGCGTGACCAGGCCTACACCAACCAGAACGTGAAGTACGCGCAAGGCTACCGGATTCTGGCTTATGTGGGCCTGGAACGCGACAAAGCTATGGCCATTCGCCGCGCCGTTATCGGCCGCTACCCCGACGAAACCGATTACCTCACGTTCAAGCAGCCGGTGTTTCGGTTGTACGTGGGTGACTACCTCACCCGTTTAGAGGCAGAACAGGCGATGCTACGCATCCGCCCGCTGGCGCCCAAAGCCGAACTGGAATCAGCGCAAGTGCTCTTAAATAAGTCGGGGTATTAG
- the deoC gene encoding deoxyribose-phosphate aldolase, which yields MNLASHIDHTLLRPDATPGQIEQLCAEAAEHHFATVCVPPCYVRLAVEKLQGSGVAVCTVVGFPLGYQLAKVKFFEAHQALTEGATELDMVINIGALKDGHLEEVEEEIGQLAELCHLRGALLKVIIETALLSEDEIVLACELCEEAGADFVKTSTGFASRGASVDDVMLMRQSLPANIRIKAAGGIRTRTAALALLAAGADRIGSSNSLVLLHEDDTTITA from the coding sequence ATGAACCTCGCTTCTCACATCGACCATACACTGCTCCGGCCCGATGCTACCCCCGGGCAAATCGAGCAACTGTGTGCCGAGGCCGCAGAACATCATTTTGCAACGGTCTGCGTGCCGCCCTGCTATGTACGGCTCGCCGTTGAAAAACTGCAAGGATCCGGGGTTGCCGTTTGCACCGTGGTTGGTTTTCCGCTAGGCTATCAGCTAGCGAAGGTGAAGTTTTTCGAGGCGCACCAAGCCCTGACGGAAGGAGCCACCGAGCTGGATATGGTTATCAACATCGGGGCATTGAAAGACGGGCATTTAGAGGAAGTGGAAGAGGAAATAGGGCAACTGGCCGAACTGTGCCATTTGCGCGGTGCCCTGCTGAAAGTGATTATCGAAACGGCCCTGCTCAGTGAAGACGAAATTGTGCTGGCCTGCGAGCTATGTGAGGAGGCCGGTGCCGACTTCGTGAAAACGTCTACCGGCTTTGCCAGCCGGGGAGCATCCGTGGATGATGTTATGCTAATGCGCCAGTCCTTGCCGGCTAACATTCGTATTAAAGCTGCTGGCGGTATTCGCACCCGGACTGCCGCGCTGGCCCTGTTGGCCGCTGGCGCCGACCGAATAGGGTCGTCCAACAGCCTTGTTTTGCTTCACGAAGATGATACTACCATTACTGCGTAA
- the secA gene encoding preprotein translocase subunit SecA, with protein MFDFLGKTVAKIFGTKSDRDLKEIIPYVALINAEYAKLAQLSDDQLRERTNEVRARIDAHLKPIDDQLSGLHARVNEDTTLDIGQKEQLFDQIDELEKQRNKELEVVLMQVLPDAFAIVKETARRYKENGQLVVTATDYDREYASRKKNVVIQGDQATWSNKWIAGGAEITWDMVHYDVQLIGGVVLHQGKIAEMATGEGKTLVSTLPAFLNALSKRGVHLVTVNDYLAKRDSEWNAPLFEFHGITVDCIDKHQPNTDARRKAYASDITYGTNNEFGFDYLRDNMARDPQELVQRKHHFAMVDEVDSVLIDDARTPLIISGPVPRGDVHEFYQLKPRIQMLVDAQKKLVQQYLVEARKGLKEGKEGTKEGEPGLALFRAYRGLPKSKPLIKFLSETGVRAVLQKVENFYLQDNSRQMPTADAPLYFTIDEKNNQIELTEKGIDLITAQGEDPHLFIMPDIGSEIAALENSKTLTNEDKLHQKEQLMQDYQEKSERVHTVNQLLKAYTLFEKDDQYILTDDGKVKIVDEQTGRVMEGRRYSDGLHQAIEAKENVRVEDATQTYATVTLQNYFRMYHKLGGMTGTAETEAGEFWSIYKLDVVVIPTNRGIARHDEHDKVYKTVREKYNAVAEEIQELVKANRPVLVGTTSVEISELVSRMLKLRGIPHQVLNAKQNQREAEIVAGAGHPGTVTIATNMAGRGTDIKLKGIAKESGGLAIIGTERHESRRVDRQLRGRAGRQGDPGSSQFFVSLEDNLMRLFGSDRIAKLMDRMGLEEGEVIQHSMITSSIERAQKKVEENNFGQRKRLLEYDDVMNAQREVVYKRRRNALFGERLELDIWNMIYDVAEDVVISHKISGDFEDFKLAILRIYGYDTYITEQEMKGLAAGPLTQKLYDEALGYYHSKNDHIATNAMPLVNDLLAQNAPFENVAVPFTDGRKQVSAVASLRRAQATQGHEIIRSMEKAVVLSTIDTAWTQHLRQMDDLKQVVQNAVYEQKDPLLVYKFESFELFKGMIGKVNEETLAFLFRADVPMQAGAEGTNDPEFYIEDELPTPAPMPKLKAEKEVSSVSLGAGPEDLDPNEPLEKQQPARAQKVANRNEKVSVQYMDGRILRDVKYKTVEDDVLNNRCVVVDIA; from the coding sequence ATGTTTGATTTTTTAGGGAAAACCGTCGCCAAAATTTTCGGTACCAAATCGGACCGAGATTTAAAGGAGATTATCCCCTACGTGGCGCTTATCAATGCCGAATATGCCAAACTGGCACAACTATCCGACGATCAACTGCGGGAACGCACCAACGAGGTGCGTGCTCGCATCGATGCGCACCTAAAGCCCATTGACGATCAGCTGTCTGGGCTGCACGCCCGCGTCAACGAGGATACTACGCTTGATATTGGGCAGAAAGAGCAACTCTTCGATCAAATTGATGAGCTGGAAAAGCAGCGCAACAAAGAGCTTGAAGTGGTGCTGATGCAAGTGCTGCCGGATGCTTTTGCTATTGTAAAAGAAACTGCGCGCCGCTACAAGGAAAACGGTCAGCTGGTGGTAACCGCCACCGACTACGACCGGGAGTACGCGTCGCGCAAAAAGAACGTCGTCATTCAGGGCGACCAAGCTACGTGGTCGAATAAGTGGATTGCCGGCGGTGCCGAAATCACCTGGGACATGGTGCATTACGACGTGCAGCTGATTGGCGGCGTGGTTCTGCACCAGGGTAAGATTGCCGAAATGGCGACGGGTGAAGGTAAAACGCTAGTTTCAACGTTGCCCGCTTTCTTGAATGCCTTGTCCAAGCGTGGGGTGCACCTAGTAACCGTCAACGATTACCTCGCCAAGCGTGACTCGGAGTGGAATGCTCCGTTGTTCGAGTTCCACGGCATCACCGTAGACTGCATCGACAAGCACCAGCCCAACACGGATGCCCGCCGCAAGGCCTACGCCTCCGACATCACCTACGGCACCAACAACGAATTTGGCTTCGACTACCTGCGCGACAACATGGCGCGCGACCCGCAGGAGCTGGTGCAGCGCAAGCACCACTTCGCTATGGTCGATGAGGTGGACTCCGTACTGATTGATGATGCCCGGACGCCGCTCATCATTTCCGGCCCCGTGCCGCGTGGCGATGTGCACGAGTTCTATCAGCTGAAGCCGCGCATTCAGATGCTGGTAGATGCCCAGAAGAAACTGGTGCAGCAGTATTTGGTGGAAGCCCGCAAAGGCCTCAAGGAAGGTAAAGAAGGCACCAAAGAAGGGGAGCCTGGCTTGGCGTTGTTCCGTGCTTACCGCGGCCTGCCCAAGAGCAAGCCGCTCATCAAGTTCTTGTCGGAAACCGGTGTGCGGGCCGTGCTGCAAAAGGTGGAGAACTTCTACCTGCAAGACAACTCGCGCCAGATGCCAACGGCCGATGCGCCGTTGTACTTCACCATCGACGAGAAAAACAACCAAATCGAGTTAACCGAAAAAGGCATCGACCTGATTACGGCCCAAGGCGAAGATCCGCACCTGTTCATCATGCCCGATATCGGGTCGGAAATTGCGGCGCTGGAAAACAGCAAAACGCTGACCAACGAAGACAAGCTGCACCAGAAAGAGCAGCTCATGCAGGACTATCAGGAAAAGAGCGAGCGGGTACACACCGTAAACCAGCTGCTGAAAGCCTACACCCTGTTCGAGAAAGACGACCAATATATCCTGACCGACGACGGCAAGGTGAAGATTGTGGACGAGCAGACCGGCCGCGTTATGGAAGGCCGCCGCTACTCCGACGGGTTGCACCAAGCTATTGAGGCCAAGGAAAACGTGCGCGTAGAAGACGCTACGCAGACCTACGCCACCGTGACCTTGCAGAACTACTTCCGCATGTACCACAAGCTGGGCGGCATGACGGGTACGGCTGAAACCGAAGCCGGCGAGTTCTGGAGCATCTACAAGCTGGACGTGGTAGTGATACCCACCAACCGCGGTATTGCCCGCCACGACGAGCACGACAAGGTGTACAAGACCGTGCGTGAGAAGTACAATGCCGTAGCCGAGGAAATCCAGGAGTTGGTGAAAGCCAACCGCCCTGTACTGGTAGGTACTACGTCGGTGGAAATTTCCGAGCTGGTAAGCCGCATGCTGAAGCTACGGGGTATTCCTCACCAAGTGCTGAACGCCAAGCAAAACCAACGCGAAGCCGAGATTGTAGCCGGTGCCGGCCATCCGGGCACTGTAACCATTGCCACCAACATGGCTGGCCGTGGTACCGACATCAAGCTGAAAGGCATTGCTAAAGAATCGGGCGGACTCGCCATCATTGGTACGGAGCGCCACGAGTCTCGCCGCGTCGACCGGCAGTTGCGTGGTCGGGCTGGTCGCCAGGGCGACCCAGGTTCTTCGCAGTTCTTCGTGAGCTTGGAAGATAACTTGATGCGCCTGTTCGGCTCCGACCGGATTGCCAAGCTCATGGACCGTATGGGCCTAGAGGAAGGCGAGGTGATTCAGCACTCCATGATTACGTCCAGCATTGAGCGGGCGCAAAAGAAAGTCGAGGAAAACAACTTCGGCCAGCGCAAGCGCCTGTTGGAGTACGACGACGTGATGAACGCCCAGCGCGAAGTGGTGTACAAGCGCCGCCGCAACGCCCTATTTGGGGAGCGTCTGGAGCTGGACATCTGGAACATGATCTACGACGTGGCCGAAGACGTAGTAATCAGCCACAAGATTTCTGGCGACTTCGAGGACTTCAAGCTGGCTATCCTGCGCATCTACGGCTATGACACCTACATCACCGAGCAGGAGATGAAAGGGTTGGCCGCCGGTCCGCTCACGCAGAAGCTCTACGACGAGGCGCTCGGCTACTACCACAGTAAGAACGACCACATTGCCACTAACGCTATGCCGCTGGTCAATGACCTGCTGGCGCAAAACGCTCCGTTCGAGAACGTAGCGGTGCCGTTCACGGATGGTCGCAAGCAAGTATCAGCCGTAGCCAGCCTGCGCCGGGCGCAAGCCACGCAAGGCCACGAAATCATCCGGAGCATGGAGAAGGCCGTGGTGCTTTCAACCATCGACACCGCCTGGACCCAGCACTTGCGCCAGATGGACGACCTCAAGCAGGTAGTACAGAACGCCGTGTATGAGCAGAAAGACCCATTGTTGGTGTACAAGTTCGAGAGCTTCGAGCTGTTCAAAGGCATGATCGGCAAAGTAAACGAGGAGACGCTGGCCTTCCTGTTCCGCGCTGATGTGCCGATGCAAGCCGGCGCCGAAGGCACCAACGACCCCGAGTTCTACATCGAAGACGAATTGCCCACTCCGGCCCCGATGCCTAAGCTAAAGGCCGAGAAAGAGGTGTCGTCGGTGTCGTTGGGAGCTGGTCCAGAAGATTTGGACCCGAACGAGCCGTTGGAAAAACAGCAGCCTGCCCGCGCTCAAAAGGTTGCCAACCGCAACGAGAAAGTGAGCGTGCAATACATGGACGGCCGCATCCTACGCGATGTGAAATACAAGACAGTGGAAGACGATGTGCTCAACAACCGGTGCGTGGTTGTTGATATAGCATAA